One part of the Salmo salar chromosome ssa28, Ssal_v3.1, whole genome shotgun sequence genome encodes these proteins:
- the LOC106589861 gene encoding hepatic leukemia factor — translation MDKIVSRHLPVNPRFLPMSNHWVLKSLLENPMKLPLLLQQHEQQHEGFKKEKEKEKKLDEERSAPQSAFLGPTLWNKTLPYDGDNFQLEYMDLDEFLSENGLPSELAASTHPNQYQSQSQHQTSIMSQALPSVIDLSNHASASTSVHTSMGAQNCLPSLARAALPSRNTPSPIDPESIQVPVSYVPDPADLVLSSVPGQEMFDPRKRKFTPEELKPQPMFKKACKVLLPDDMKDDRYWVRRKKNNVAAKRSRDARRLKENQIAIRAGFLEKENSALKMEVADLRRELGRTKNIVAEYQATQGPL, via the exons ATGGATAAAATAGTGTCCAGACATCTCCCGGTGAATCCAAGGTTTCTACCTATGTCAAATCACTGGGTATTGAAGTCTCTACTGGAGAACCCCATGaaactacccctcctcctccaacaACATGAACAACAACATGAAG GATttaagaaggagaaagagaaggagaagaagttGGATGAGGAGAGGAGTGCCCCACAGTCAGCCTTCCTGGGGCCCACGCTGTGGAACAAGACTCTCCCCTACGATGGAGACAACTTCCAGCTGGAGTACATGGATCTGGATGAGTTCCTGTCGGAAAACGGCCTCCCCTCTGAACTCGCCGCCTCCACCCACCCCAACCAGTACCAATCACAGTCCCAGCACCAGACGTCAATCATGTCACAAGCCCTGCCCTCGGTGATCGACCTTAGCAACCATGCCAGCGCATCAACGTCGGTACACACAAGCATGGGTGCACAGAACTGTCTCCCTAGCCTCGCCAGAGCAG CCCTGCCATCCAGAAACACTCCCAGCCCCATCGACCCAGAGTCCATCCAGGTGCCGGTGAGCTATGTGCCTGACCCTGCTGACTTGGTTTTGTCCAGCGTACCGGGACAGGAGATGTTCGACCCCCGCAAACGCAAGTTCACCCCCGAGGAGCTCAAACCACAGCCCATGTTCAAGAAGGCCTGCAAGGTGTTATTGCCAGATGACatgaag GATGACAGGTATTGGGTGAGGCGTAAGAAGAACAACGTGGCTGCCAAGAGGTCACGTGATGCCCGTCGACTCAAAGAAAACCAGATCGCCATCCGAGCGGGTTTCCTGGAGAAGGAGAACTCCGCCCTGAAAATGGAGGTGGCCGATCTGAGGAGAGAGCTTGGGCGCACAAAGAACATTGTGGCCGAGTACCAGGCCACACAGGGCCCTCTGTAA